GATACGGCCGTGTTCATGGCAACCCACGGATCAACGGACCCCAGGCCCTGGTTGAACGGAAGCACCCCTTGGAGCAGTTGGAAGGAAAATAACACCACAATGGAGACGATGCTAAAGGCCAGCAGCGAGCGCAGGTAAATCTTCCAATGCTGATCTGCGTGAGGGTCCACGCCTGCCAGTTTGTATAAGCCACGTTCCATGACGAAGTGCTTGTGACTACTAAATGTTGCAGCTAAATATTTTCCCACCGGTTGGTGCAAGGCACCGAGGGCCACTATTAAAATGACCACTTGGGTGGCCAGCGCAAAAGCATTGAGTTCCATGGCGGCGTTCACCACTTCTCAGGTCGAATGAGCGCCGTGAGCAGGTATGCCAGCAGTCCCAGCCCCACCAACCCAAGGATTATCCACGTCAGCAATTCCACAGCCAGCTCTCTTTCACAATGTGCGTTGATGTCTGGATCCATCGCACACCCGATTTGCCGCCGTGGGGGGCTTTTTTACGCCTTCTTAACGCTGGGGCACCGCTTCTTGATACGTTCCTGACGAGCACCCCCAGCTAGCCAGCACCTAAGCGCTGAAACCACCATCTGCCTTGATCAGCTGGCCACTGACCCAGCGTCCGGCCGGCGAGAGCAGGAACGCCGCGATCGGAGCTACATCTGCCGGGGTGCCAAGCCGTCCGCCGGGCTGCAGTGCTGTTAACTCAGTACGGGTGGGGCCATCCATCCAGCCGGTGTCCACAGGTCCTGGGTTCAGCACATTGGCACTGATACCCCGGTTTCCCAGTTCACGGGCAGCAGCAATAATGATCCTGTCCAACGCACCTTTCGATGCCCCATACGGAAGGTTAAACGCTGTGTGGTCACTTGTCAGCGCCACCACAGCTCCGCCGTCGTCCGGGACTTGGTGGGCGAAAGCGGCAACCAACTGCCAGCTAGCCCGAGTATTGACGGCAAAATGGCGTTCGAAGCTCTCCAACGATGTCTGCAGTATCCCGGAGTCAACGGATTCGCTGTGCGAGAGCACCATCCCCGTCAGCGGCCCGGCTTCCGAAGCGATCCTCGCCATGAGAGTCTCAACTGCGGTGGGGTCCGTCAAGTCCGCCGGAATCCCCCACACCTTGGCGCCAGCAGACTCAAGCTCCGCCGTGAGCATGCCGACGTCGCCATGCGCCGTTCCCCACGGCATGCGCTCGTCATAAGCCTGCCAATAGCTAAGGACAAGGTCCCATCCCTCAGCTGCCAAGGCCCTGGCAATGCCCGCCCCGATCCCAACGTTGCGGCCCACACCTGTAATTAACGCGGTTTTCTTGTCCATCATCTCAGCCTATGCCTGCGCCTCGGACCGCGGAGCCCGCTCTGCGTAAAATACGCGGTAGCTTGGAAGAGTCCACCCCACGCCACATGAAAGGCCGCCATGAGCAGCTCACAGCCAGCACCCAAACCCGGTTTCATCCCAGGCCGCGTCACCCGGAGGGCGGCTGCTCCGGCAGGAAAACCAGGCTCAGCGGCTTTAAAGACCGGCATTTCAGCGGCCCCCACACCTAACCGTGGTGGCAAGAAACCTGTTCCAGCTGGAAAAAAGACTCCCGACACCGCCACTATTAGCGCCGCGATCCGGGAAGCCGCTGCTGCTGCAAAAAAGCGTGTTCTAGCCATCACCAACGCACATGTGGTGCCGGTAGAAGGCGATCCCTTCAACGGCACACTGTTGGTGGAAAGCGGCAAGATTCTGGCCTTGGGCGCATCCGTACAGGTCCCGGACGGCGCCGATGTGCTCGATGCCAAGGGCCAATGGCTGCTGCCCGGCTTCATCGACGCACATGTCCACCTAGGCATGCACCCGGAAGGTGAAGTCTCTTCCACCAGCGATGTGAATGAAATGACGGATCCGGTCATGGCAGCGGTGCGGGCCATTGACGCCGTTGACCCTTTCGACCCCGGCTTTGACGATGCCCTTGCT
This genomic window from Arthrobacter sp. TMP15 contains:
- a CDS encoding SDR family oxidoreductase — translated: MDKKTALITGVGRNVGIGAGIARALAAEGWDLVLSYWQAYDERMPWGTAHGDVGMLTAELESAGAKVWGIPADLTDPTAVETLMARIASEAGPLTGMVLSHSESVDSGILQTSLESFERHFAVNTRASWQLVAAFAHQVPDDGGAVVALTSDHTAFNLPYGASKGALDRIIIAAARELGNRGISANVLNPGPVDTGWMDGPTRTELTALQPGGRLGTPADVAPIAAFLLSPAGRWVSGQLIKADGGFSA